A window of Xyrauchen texanus isolate HMW12.3.18 chromosome 10, RBS_HiC_50CHRs, whole genome shotgun sequence contains these coding sequences:
- the LOC127650919 gene encoding zinc finger and SCAN domain-containing protein 2-like, with product MAELETESITLGLNNLLSECSTPPLDPLQPECTTPTLTMLSSECSTPTLSSLASEIVEPMAMLPCIKSEPDLDPIRTVDLSIIQPLSTAELGSEQIKMEISGLDYIKSEHHNDLHSFHCMELDSYKSHYEPSLVFDYITHVSDSLEYIKSEQHSDLQSYFTTELCAIKTEYEPNLMSSHLKTEMNGLESIHMAELRSELNKLRPDAIIDGMGKMDSDFPSGNLYELMSVQVSKAPVAHNQTSTKSHGPRKPRNLTGEKLFSCTQCGKNFSTLGNLKTHQRIHTGERPYTCSQCGKSFGQAGNLKRHQLIHTGQKPYTCAHCPKGFTKADDLRSHQRLHTGERPFSCAECGKSFSQTKELKAHQLSHTGERPFCCSLCGKSFTKETSYRKHQQIHTGEKPYSCSQCGKTFSNSGVLKTHEKIHSGVRPFGCTQCGKSFGRLGHLKAHQQIHTGERPYTCKQCGKNFSQSGHLRAHEQIHKREKPDLSSGSSLSNDSS from the coding sequence ATGGCAGAGTTGGAGACAGAAAGCATCACTTTAGGACTAAATAATTTATTGTCCGAATGCAGCACTCCACCACTTGACCCCTTGCAGCCGGAGTGCACCACGCCAACCCTGACCATGCTCTCATCAGAATGTAGCACACCCACGCTCAGCTCGCTCGCTTCTGAGATCGTAGAGCCCATGGCTATGTTGCCGTGCATAAAGAGTGAGCCCGACCTCGATCCCATCCGCACAGTGGACCTGTCCATAATCCAGCCCCTGAGCACGGCTGAGCTTGGCTCCGAACAGATCAAGATGGAAATCAGCGGCCTTGACTATATCAAGTCTGAGCACCATAACGACCTACATTCCTTTCATTGCATGGAGCTGGACTCCTACAAGTCGCACTATGAGCCCAGCCTGGTGTTTGACTACATCACCCACGTCTCAGATAGCCTCGAGTATATCAAATCAGAGCAACATTCTGACCTGCAGAGTTACTTCACCACAGAGCTTTGTGCAATCAAGACCGAGTATGAACCTAACCTCATGTCCAGCCACCTCAAAACCGAGATGAATGGGTTGGAGTCGATTCACATGGCGGAGCTGCGCTCAGAGCTCAACAAACTCCGACCTGATGCCATCATTGATGGTATGGGGAAAATGGACTCTGATTTCCCCTCGGGAAACCTTTACGAGTTGATGTCTGTCCAGGTGAGTAAAGCGCCTGTCGCGCACaaccaaaccagcacaaaaagcCACGGCCCACGCAAACCTCGCAACCTCACAGGTGAGAAACTGTTCTCTTGCACTCAGTGCGGTAAGAACTTCAGTACCTTGGGTAACCTGAAGACTCACCAACGAATCCACACCGGTGAAAGGCCTTACACCTGCTCCCAGTGTGGCAAGAGCTTTGGACAGGCTGGTAACTTGAAAAGGCACCAGCTGATCCACACGGGGCAAAAACCGTACACCTGTGCACACTGCCCGAAAGGTTTCACCAAAGCGGATGATCTCCGCTCCCATCAGCGGCTGCACACGGGTGAGAGGCCTTTCAGTTGCGCGGAGTGTGGCAAAAGCTTCAGTCAAACGAAGGAACTCAAAGCTCACCAGTTGAGCCACACTGGTGAAAGGCCCTTCTGTTGTTCGCTCTGCGGCAAGAGCTTCACTAAAGAGACAAGTTACCGAAAGCACCAGCAAATTCACACAGGTGAAAAACCATACAGCTGCTCCCAGTGTGGCAAAACTTTCAGCAATTCAGGGGTCCTCAAAACTCACGAGAAGATTCACTCTGGCGTAAGACCGTTTGGCTGCACCCAGTGCGGCAAAAGTTTCGGTCGCTTGGGACATCTAAAAGCACACCAGCAAATTCACACAGGGGAACGACCATATACCTGTAAGCAGTGCGGGAAGAATTTCAGCCAATCGGGTCACCTCAGAGCACACGAGCAAATTCACAAAAGAGAAAAACCTGATCTTAGCAGTGGCAGCAGTCTCAGTAACGATAGTAGCTAA
- the krt1-19d gene encoding keratin, type I cytoskeletal 13: MASSYSRRSYMSSSGSLVGASTSSTRISTSSGGSSRISSVRAGSVYAGAGGSGVRISKASAGGFSMSASADNSVIGNEKFTMQSLNDRLASYLVKVRSLEKANADLELKIRQFVDSKTSPVAHEFSAFYATIHDLQTKILAAIHLKGGVHLSIDNTHLAVNDFKMKFETEHIMRQSVEADIAGLKRVLDELNLTRKDLSMQIDGLKEELVFLKKNHEEDLLAARSQMSGQVHVEVDAAPQEDLIKVLAEIREHYEAVTAKNQRDLEHWFKTKAETLKQDVVTSTTDLKSSRSEVSVVKSRLQSLEIELQSLLTMKSSLEATLSDTKARYSMKMSGYQNQVTFFEDQLVQLRADLERQSNEYQILLDIKTRLEMEIAEYRRLMDGEATVRTASSSTSRTKVITVVEEVVDGRVVSSSSSSNMSQSRRVIS; this comes from the exons ATGGCTTCCAGCTACTCCCGAAGAAGCTACATGTCCTCCAGTGGCTCCCTGGTGGGTGCATCAACTAGCTCCACCCGGATATCCACGTCAAGTGGGGGAAGTAGCCGCATCAGCTCCGTGAGGGCTGGCAGTGTGTATGCGGGCGCAGGAGGCTCAGGGGTCCGCATCTCCAAAGCCTCTGCAGGAGGTTTCAGCATGTCAGCATCTGCAGACAACAGCGTCATTGGCAATGAGAAATTCACCATGCAGAGCCTTAATGACCGTCTGGCTTCCTACCTGGTCAAGGTACGCTCCCTCGAGAAGGCCAATGCTGACCTGGAGCTCAAGATCCGTCAGTTTGTGGACAGCAAGACCTCTCCTGTTGCTCATGAATTCAGTGCATTCTATGCCACCATACATGACCTTCAAACTAAG ATCCTGGCAGCAATTCATTTGAAGGGTGGAGTCCATCTGAGCATTGACAACACACACCTGGCTGTGAATGATTTCAAGATGAA ATTTGAAACTGAGCATATCATGCGGCAGTCTGTGGAAGCCGACATCGCTGGGCTGAAACGGGTGCTTGATGAGCTGAACCTCACCAGAAAAGACCTCAGCATGCAGATCGACGGGCTGAAGGAGGAACTCGTCTTCCTAAAGAAGAACCATGAGGAG GATCTCTTGGCCGCACGCTCTCAGATGAGCGGGCAGGTTCACGTTGAGGTTGATGCAGCTCCACAGGAAGATCTCATCAAGGTCCTGGCTGAAATTCGCGAGCACTACGAAGCCGTAACAGCAAAGAACCAAAGAGATCTTGAGCATTGGTTCAAGACAAAG GCAGAGACTCTCAAACAGGATGTTGTCACCAGCACTACAGATCTGAAATCATCTCGCTCTGAAGTCAGTGTGGTCAAATCAAGACTGCAGTCATTGGAAATCGAACTCCAGTCCCTTTTAACAATG AAATCATCCTTGGAGGCAACATTGTCTGACACGAAGGCTCGTTATTCCATGAAGATGAGTGGTTACCAGAATCAA GTAACCTTCTTTGAAGATCAGCTGGTGCAGCTTCGTGCTGATCTGGAACGTCAAAGTAACGAGTACCAGATCCTTCTGGACATCAAGACCAGACTGGAGATGGAGATTGCAGAGTACAggagactgatggatggagaagCCAC TGTCAGAACAGCATCCAGTTCCACTTCAAGAACAAAGGTCATCACAGTTGTGGAAGAGGTTGTAGATGGACGAGTGGTCTCCTCCTCCAGTTCCTCAAACATGTCTCAATCTCGCAGAGTGATTTCCTGA